One genomic segment of Actinoplanes ianthinogenes includes these proteins:
- a CDS encoding MGH1-like glycoside hydrolase domain-containing protein yields the protein MSASENAEQRRLRDADTGAVDWRRWGPYLSERQWGTVREDYSEGGDAWNYLTHDQSRSRAYKWGEDGIGGFSDDQQQLCLAVALWNGKDPILKERFFGLTNSEGNHGEDLKEYYFYVDGVPSHAYMRMVYKYPHAAFPYTDLVETNRARGFSEFEYELLDTGIFAEERYFDVEIEYAKDGPEEILTRITVHNRGPEPAELHLLPTVLFRPTGAGEGLRALDGGVVRADHDRLGARWWTCLGDHPLLFTENADGRKDAFGRYLIHGEKEAVNAEQAGTKAAAVVSGTIPAGGTLVVRTILGDRQRTLTEAEFDAIVEARRGEADTFYDGLFAPALGGPERQVTRQALAGMLWSKQYFGYDVERWLREHGKDPLGAPDIRNGDWFHLDAHDIISMPDTWEYPWFAAWDLAFHAVALAVVDLGFAKGQLDLLLSRRYLHPNGQIPAYEWNFSDVNPPVHAWATYLVYELEKARTGKGDHAWLERAFHKLSKNFTWWVNRKDMDGRNVFQGGFLGLDNIGVFDRSAPLPTGGHLDQADGTAWMALYCQNMLQIALELATTDEVYVEQAQTYFEHFAWIAAAVNHAGGGASMWDEEDGFFYDLLRTNGTAMPLRVRSMVGLLPLAAATVYDRDVVDRYPEVLEEMRAFLGRNEEVKAVLATGHRGQRLLSLFDEGRLRRILARMLDENEFLSPYGIRALSRHHAEHPFEFRVQDQVYRVSYQPAESDSGMFGGNSNWRGPIWFPVNALMIRALLNLYVGYGDDFTVECPTGSGQQMTLFEVAREISDRLTRIFLPDAAGHRPCYGGQGTFAGEHWRDLMLFSEYFHGDNGAGIGAAHQTGWTGLVAVFPNLFAGLTGRQLLDHGMTGVFRKFADQGEEQ from the coding sequence ATGAGCGCAAGCGAGAACGCCGAGCAGCGACGACTTCGGGACGCCGACACCGGCGCCGTGGACTGGCGGCGCTGGGGGCCGTACCTCAGCGAACGGCAGTGGGGCACGGTCCGGGAGGACTACAGCGAGGGCGGGGACGCCTGGAACTACCTGACCCACGACCAGTCACGGTCCCGGGCGTACAAGTGGGGCGAGGACGGGATCGGCGGGTTCAGCGACGACCAGCAGCAGCTCTGCCTGGCGGTGGCGCTGTGGAACGGGAAGGACCCGATCCTCAAGGAGCGGTTCTTCGGACTGACCAACTCCGAGGGCAACCACGGCGAGGACCTCAAGGAGTACTACTTCTACGTCGACGGGGTGCCGAGCCACGCGTACATGCGGATGGTCTACAAGTATCCGCACGCCGCGTTCCCGTACACCGACCTGGTCGAGACCAACCGGGCGCGGGGGTTCTCCGAGTTCGAGTACGAGCTGCTGGACACCGGGATCTTCGCCGAGGAGCGGTACTTCGACGTGGAGATCGAGTACGCCAAGGACGGCCCGGAGGAGATCCTCACCCGGATCACCGTGCACAACCGGGGGCCGGAGCCGGCCGAGCTGCACCTGCTGCCGACCGTCTTGTTCCGTCCCACCGGCGCCGGGGAGGGCCTGCGGGCGCTGGACGGCGGCGTGGTGCGCGCCGACCACGACCGGCTCGGCGCGCGCTGGTGGACCTGCCTCGGCGACCATCCGCTGCTGTTCACCGAGAACGCGGACGGGCGCAAGGACGCGTTCGGGCGCTACCTGATCCACGGGGAGAAGGAGGCGGTCAACGCCGAGCAGGCCGGGACCAAGGCCGCGGCGGTGGTGTCCGGGACGATCCCGGCGGGCGGGACCCTGGTCGTCCGGACGATTCTCGGTGACCGGCAGCGGACCCTGACCGAGGCGGAGTTCGACGCGATCGTCGAGGCGCGCCGCGGCGAGGCGGACACGTTCTACGACGGCCTGTTCGCGCCCGCGCTGGGCGGGCCGGAGCGCCAGGTGACCCGGCAGGCGCTGGCCGGGATGCTGTGGAGCAAGCAGTACTTCGGCTACGACGTGGAGCGCTGGCTGCGCGAGCACGGCAAGGACCCGCTCGGCGCGCCCGACATCCGCAACGGCGACTGGTTCCACCTGGACGCGCACGACATCATCTCGATGCCGGACACCTGGGAGTACCCCTGGTTCGCGGCCTGGGACCTGGCCTTCCACGCGGTCGCCCTGGCCGTCGTCGACCTCGGTTTCGCCAAGGGCCAGCTCGACCTGCTGCTCAGCCGCCGCTACCTGCACCCGAACGGGCAGATCCCGGCGTACGAGTGGAACTTCAGCGACGTCAACCCGCCGGTGCACGCCTGGGCCACCTACCTGGTCTACGAGCTGGAGAAGGCGCGTACCGGGAAGGGCGACCACGCCTGGCTGGAGCGCGCCTTCCACAAGCTGTCGAAGAACTTCACCTGGTGGGTGAACCGCAAGGACATGGACGGGCGCAACGTCTTCCAGGGAGGATTTCTCGGCCTGGACAACATCGGCGTCTTCGACCGCAGCGCGCCGCTGCCCACCGGCGGCCACCTGGACCAGGCCGACGGGACCGCGTGGATGGCGCTGTACTGCCAGAACATGCTCCAGATCGCGCTGGAGCTGGCGACCACCGACGAGGTGTACGTGGAGCAGGCGCAGACCTACTTCGAGCACTTCGCCTGGATCGCGGCGGCGGTGAACCACGCCGGCGGCGGCGCCTCGATGTGGGACGAGGAGGACGGCTTCTTCTACGACCTGCTGCGCACCAACGGTACGGCGATGCCGCTGCGGGTGCGGTCCATGGTCGGGCTGCTGCCGCTGGCCGCCGCCACCGTGTACGACCGCGACGTGGTGGACCGGTATCCGGAGGTTCTCGAGGAGATGCGCGCGTTCCTCGGGCGCAACGAGGAGGTCAAGGCGGTGCTCGCCACCGGGCATCGCGGGCAGCGGCTGCTCTCCCTCTTCGACGAGGGCAGGCTGCGGCGGATCCTGGCCCGGATGCTGGACGAGAACGAGTTCCTCAGTCCGTACGGCATCCGCGCCCTGTCCCGGCACCACGCCGAGCACCCGTTCGAGTTCCGGGTGCAGGACCAGGTGTACCGGGTCTCCTACCAGCCCGCGGAGTCGGACAGCGGGATGTTCGGCGGCAACTCCAACTGGCGCGGCCCGATCTGGTTCCCGGTGAACGCGCTGATGATCCGGGCCCTGCTCAACCTGTACGTCGGGTACGGCGACGACTTCACCGTCGAGTGCCCGACCGGCTCCGGGCAGCAGATGACGCTCTTCGAGGTGGCCCGGGAGATCTCCGACCGGCTCACCCGGATCTTCCTGCCCGACGCCGCGGGGCACCGGCCTTGCTACGGTGGCCAGGGGACGTTCGCCGGCGAGCACTGGCGTGACCTGATGCTGTTCTCCGAGTACTTCCACGGGGACAACGGGGCGGGCATCGGTGCCGCGCACCAGACCGGCTGGACCGGCCTCGTGGCGGTCTTCCCGAACCTGTTCGCCGGGCTGACCGGCCGGCAACTGCTCGACCACGGCATGACCGGCGTCTTCCGCAAGTTCGCCGATCAGGGGGAGGAACAATGA
- a CDS encoding alpha-amylase, with protein MTAWPPTPAIYEIDTWPWLTGVARRLGRPVTLADVPAEIWDEIATPGLDGVWLMGVWERSPAGLAVARANEGLQRAFRAALPDLTPEDVVGSPYCVRRYRVDDRLGGPDGLAVARRELRERGLKLILDYVPNHVAPDHPAVLSHPDWFVQGTEDGFEAGGKIIAHGRDPYFPPWPDVAQLNAFSPGMRAATLAAMSSIAEQCDGMRCDMAMLLTNEIFARTWGQYAGPAPETEFWPELIGKLRERHPDVVLIAEAYWDTEWMLQQQGFDYCYDKRLYDRLVHEDAGAIRKHLTAGRDYQDRLIRFLENHDEPRAAATFAPARERAAAVATATLPGGTLWHDGEFEGRRTFLPVFLGRYPDEPADAGRREFHRRLVGIAAKVRRGDWRLLETHGWADNWTHQDLLAWSWDRAVVVVNYSGHPSQARVALPWTDLSGRAWRLVDHLDGRVFERSGSELAADGLYVDLPPWGSHVLTFE; from the coding sequence ATGACCGCCTGGCCGCCCACCCCGGCGATCTACGAGATCGACACCTGGCCCTGGCTCACCGGCGTCGCCCGCCGGCTCGGCCGCCCGGTCACGCTGGCCGACGTGCCGGCCGAGATCTGGGACGAGATCGCCACGCCCGGCCTGGACGGGGTGTGGCTGATGGGCGTCTGGGAGCGCAGCCCGGCCGGGCTCGCGGTGGCCCGGGCCAACGAGGGGCTGCAGCGGGCGTTCCGAGCCGCGCTGCCCGACCTGACGCCGGAGGACGTGGTCGGCTCGCCGTACTGTGTCCGCCGCTACCGGGTCGACGACCGGCTCGGCGGGCCGGACGGTCTCGCCGTCGCCCGCCGGGAGCTGCGCGAGCGCGGGCTGAAGCTGATCCTCGACTACGTGCCGAACCACGTGGCCCCGGATCACCCCGCGGTGCTCTCCCACCCGGACTGGTTCGTGCAGGGCACCGAGGACGGGTTCGAGGCCGGTGGCAAGATCATCGCCCACGGCCGGGACCCGTACTTCCCGCCCTGGCCGGACGTGGCCCAGCTGAACGCGTTCTCCCCGGGGATGCGGGCGGCGACCCTGGCCGCCATGTCGAGCATCGCCGAGCAGTGCGACGGCATGCGCTGCGACATGGCCATGCTGCTGACCAACGAGATCTTCGCGCGGACCTGGGGACAGTACGCCGGCCCGGCTCCGGAGACCGAGTTCTGGCCGGAGCTGATCGGCAAGCTGCGCGAGCGGCACCCGGACGTCGTGCTGATCGCCGAGGCGTACTGGGACACCGAGTGGATGTTGCAGCAGCAGGGCTTCGACTACTGCTACGACAAGCGGCTCTACGACCGGCTGGTGCACGAGGACGCCGGTGCGATCCGCAAGCACCTCACCGCCGGCCGGGACTACCAGGACCGGCTGATCCGGTTCCTGGAGAACCACGACGAGCCGCGCGCCGCGGCCACCTTCGCGCCCGCCCGGGAGCGGGCGGCGGCGGTCGCGACCGCCACCCTGCCCGGCGGGACGCTCTGGCACGACGGGGAGTTCGAGGGGCGGCGGACCTTCCTGCCGGTGTTCCTCGGGCGCTATCCCGACGAGCCGGCCGACGCCGGGCGGCGCGAGTTCCACCGGCGGCTGGTCGGCATCGCCGCCAAGGTGCGGCGCGGCGACTGGCGGCTGCTGGAGACACACGGCTGGGCGGACAACTGGACGCACCAGGATCTGCTGGCCTGGTCCTGGGACCGGGCGGTGGTGGTGGTCAACTACTCCGGGCACCCGTCCCAGGCCCGGGTCGCACTACCGTGGACAGACCTGTCCGGACGGGCGTGGCGCCTGGTGGATCACTTGGACGGCCGGGTGTTCGAGCGGTCCGGCAGCGAGCTGGCGGCCGACGGTCTCTATGTTGATCTGCCTCCTTGGGGATCACACGTCTTAACTTTCGAGTAA